A genome region from Macaca fascicularis isolate 582-1 chromosome 3, T2T-MFA8v1.1 includes the following:
- the LCA5L gene encoding lebercilin-like protein isoform X4: MRHQGTQKSDVPPLTTKGKKATGNMNRKEKSTEINREIPHCVNKLPKQEDSKTKYEDLSREEKHLEVQVLLENTGRQKDKKEDQEKKTIFVKEEQELPPKIIEVIHPERESTQEDVLVREKFKRSMQRNGMDDTPDKCTAPYTKGPLRQRRHYSFTEATENLHHGLPASGGPANAGNTKYSHSTSKHLSNREEMELEHSDSGYEPSFGKSSRIKVKDTTFRDKKSSLMEELFGSGYVLKTDQSSPGVAKGSEEPLQSKESHPLPPSQASASNAFGDSKVTVVNSIKPSSPTEGKRKIII; encoded by the exons ATGAGACACCAGGGAACCCAAAAATCAGATGTTCCACCTTTGACAACTAAG GGTAAAAAGGCAACAGGAAACATGAATCGTAAAGAAAAATCAACTGAAATAAATCGTGAAATTCCTCACTGTGTCAATAAACTACCAAAGCAAGAGGATTCTAAGACAAAATATGAAG ATTTATCAAGGGAAGAGAAACATTTGGAAGTGCAAGTACTGCTGGAGAATACTGgaagacaaaaagacaaaaaagaagaccaagaaaagaaaaccatttttgTGAAAGAAGAGCAAGAATTACCACCAAAAATAATTGAAGTTATTCATCCTGAAAGAGAAAGCACTCAAGAAGATGTTCTAGtaagagaaaagtttaaaagaagCATGCAGAGAAATGGCATGGATGACACACCTGACAAATGCACTGCTCCCTACACGAAAGGCCCCCTCAGACAAAGAAGGCATTACTCATTCACAGAAGCAACTGAAAATCTGCATCATGGGCTTCCTGCTTCAGGTGGGCCAGCCAATGCTGGCAACACGAAGTACAGTCATAGTACAAGCAAGCATCTCAGTAACAGAGAGGAAATGGAGCTAGAGCATTCTGACAGTGGGTATGAGCCCTCATTTGGCAAGTCTTCCAGAATAAAAGTGAAGGATACAACTTTCAGAGATAAGAAAAGCAGTCTCATGGAAGAACTCTTTGGATCAGGCTACGTGTTGAAAACTGACCAATCAAGTCCTGGTGTTGCAAAAGGCTCAGAGGAGCCTTTGCAAAGTAAGGAGTCACATCCCCTGCCTCCCAGTCAGGCCTCCGCCAGCAATGCTTTCGGAGACTCTAAAGTAACTGTGGTAAATTCTATTAAGCCATCGTCACctacagaaggaaaaagaaaaataattatttaa